The genome window CAGCTGTTCAAGGCGCAGTTCGAGGTCGCCGTCGCGCGGCACCCGCTCGTCTACATCCTCTCGGCCAAGTACGGCCTCGTAGAGCTCGACGCGGTCCTCGACTGGTACGACCAGGAGCTTGGCAAGTCGAAGAAGTACGACGAGGCCTGGGGCTTCAACGTCGCGTGCCACCTCGCGGCACGGCACCTGCGCCGCGGCCCGGCCCGCCTCACCTTCTACGCCGGCAAGAAGTACGTCGAGCCGGTGCGCGCCGGCCTCAAGGAGTTCGACTGGAACGTCACGGTCGTGGAGCCGATGAAGGGGCTCGAGATCGGGGAGCGCAAGCACTGGCTCAAGGAGCAGCTGCGGTGACTTCTTCATCGTCAAGAGGAGCGGGCGCCAAGTTCGACAAGGTCGCCAGGGAGTTCTGCGACCGCGCCGCCGTCGAGGGCAACCTCAAGACCTGGGACGGCAAGGACGTGTTCCTCAAGAGGTGCTACGAGCGGGTCGTGCGGTCCTTGGAGGCCGTCGAGAAGAACCTCGCGAAGCAGAGGCGGCGATGAAGCAGCCCTACTGGACCGCGAGCAACGAGGGCCCCGACCCGGAGGAGTGGAACGACCTGCGTGCGCCCTCCACCGAGTGGCCGTGGCCGGATGACTTCCACTACTACCAGAGCGGCACCAACCAGCGCGCCCGGTTCCTCGCCCAGGCCGAGCGCGAGACGAACCCCGGCACGACTACAGAGGAGCTGTCCGACGACCTCGTTCAGGACATGATCGAGATCCTCCTGCGGCACAAGGGGGCGAAGCTGTTCGTGGACAACGGCGCTTTCCCGGAGATGGTCGAGAAGGACAACAAGCCTACCTGGCCGAAGCCCATCACCGACGCGCAGTGGGTGAGGCGCCTGGGCTGGTACGACCGCTTCGCCCGCGCGCTGGGCCCCCGCGTGCTCCTGGTCCTGCCGGATCAGGTCGCGAGTCAGCAGGGCACCCTGGCCCGCCTCGCCGCCTACGCCGACGAGATTCGCGCCATCATGTCCCACGGGGCGCACGCGGTCCTCGCGCTGCAGGGAGGCGAGTGGGACCGGGCCGAGTTCTGGCGCGTGTGCATGAGCGTCCTCGAGGGCAACGGCGTCCCCAAC of Elusimicrobiota bacterium contains these proteins:
- a CDS encoding DUF6884 domain-containing protein; the protein is QLFKAQFEVAVARHPLVYILSAKYGLVELDAVLDWYDQELGKSKKYDEAWGFNVACHLAARHLRRGPARLTFYAGKKYVEPVRAGLKEFDWNVTVVEPMKGLEIGERKHWLKEQLR